The following proteins are encoded in a genomic region of Magnolia sinica isolate HGM2019 chromosome 1, MsV1, whole genome shotgun sequence:
- the LOC131240856 gene encoding dof zinc finger protein DOF1.4-like gives MQQERRVRPEQQQQQQQPQPQQQPQRCPRCESLNTKFCYFNNYSLSQPRYFCKTCRRYWTQGGTLRNVPVGGGCRKGKRSKRPSSSSTSNSSYSSLAPTTSSDSGYQHNLLLPQQHQPQQDSIVVATTSNSPLRNGPDATAGTGSSCSSSSSSSSPSSFPYYSGGGGGFFSSLIALQSFNHAMNVADFSGLPSSPATSPFNLPMLPGFGLPLHQQQQQQQRIQHQQQQQSQGFQMGGGVIDRPLQQLLLPMQPSRPAAATATTHHQEWPPHTIAPDGDYWNSSSIGGPPTNTSHWPDLPGYGPSSSSPSFL, from the coding sequence ATGCAGCAGGAACGGAGGGTGAGACCAgaacagcaacagcaacagcaacaaccacaaccacaacaacaGCCACAGAGATGCCCTCGTTGCGAGTCTCTCAACACCAAGTTCTGCTACTTCAACAACTACAGCCTTTCCCAGCCTCGATATTTCTGCAAGACCTGTAGGCGGTActggacccagggtgggaccctaCGCAACGTGCCGGTCGGTGGCGGTTGTAGGAAGGGAAAACGGTCTAAAAGACCCTCTTCATCTTCTACTTCTAATTCCTCTTATTCTTCCTTAGCTCCCACAACGAGCTCTGATAGCGGTTATCAACATAACCTACTATTACCACAACAGCATCAACCACAGCAAGACTCGATTGTGGTTGCTACTACGAGTAACAGTCCTTTAAGGAATGGACCGGATGCAACTGCCGGAACGGGGAGCagctgttcttcttcttcttcttcatcatcacctTCTTCATTTCCTTATTACAGCGGCGGTGGTGGAGGGTTCTTTTCTTCTCTAATCGCTCTTCAATCCTTCAACCATGCCATGAACGTTGCTGATTTCAGCGGTCTTCCATCATCACCGGCGACCTCCCCTTTCAATCTCCCGATGTTACCAGGATTCGGTCTCCCTCtccatcaacaacaacaacaacaacagcgaATTCAGCATCAGCAACAACAGcaatctcaaggatttcaaatggGTGGTGGTGTTATAGACAGACCCCTTCAACAGCTTCTACTACCGATGCAACCGAGCCGACCTGCTGCTGCCACAGCTACTACTCATCATCAGGAATGGCCCCCACATACGATCGCTCCAGATGGAGATTATTGGAACAGCAGCAGCATCGGTGGGCCACCAACGAATACTAGCCATTGGCCTGATCTACCAGGTTATGGTCCTTCATCTTCCTCCCCATCCTTCTTATAA